A stretch of DNA from Methylogaea oryzae:
ATTCACCGAAGACGCCCTGAAGCGCATCGCCGCCAAGGCCATGGAGCGGGAAACCGGCGCCCGCGGCCTGCGCGGCATACTGGAGCAGGTGTTGTTGAGAACCATGTTCGACCTGCCCTCCCACGACGACGTGACGCGCTGCATCGTGCACGCCGACGCCATCGACGGCGCCGCGCCGGTAACGCTGGAGCGCCGCGCCGCGCCGCAACGCGCCAGGAACGGCGAAGCCTAAGGCGCCCCCTGCGGAAACGGCTGCGGCCGCAACGCCTTCATGCGCTTGTAAGGTTGAACGTCAATGATTGCCGACGGTTAGGCCGAGTTCCGCTCGGCCGAGCCGACAATCGAACCAACGTACGGAGTTTAACCATGAAGAAGTTTTTACTCGGTTTGACAATGTCCCTGTTCTGGTTGGTCGCGCCCATGGCGCAAGCAGCCGTGGAAGCGCACGAAAAAGCGGCGCAGACCCATGAGGAAGCCGCGAAGAAGCACGAGGAAGCGGCCGAGCACCACAAGGCGGCCGCCGCCGCTCACCGGGAGAGCAAGCACGCCGAAGCCAAGGAGCACGCCGCCGAGGCGCATAAGGCTTCCGAAAACGCCCACAATCTCAGCAAACAAGCGAAACAACATTCGCACAAAACAAAATAAGTCGCGGTGCGAGGACCGCCGCAGCAGGCTGCTGCCGGCGGTCCCTCGAAGCCGTGCGCGACACCGCCCCGCGCCCGGCCGGGGAAGGGTGATTTTCACCCGCCGCGGTTTTTTTCAACCAGCGTGCACGGCGGAAACGGCCGGCGGACGGCCCGCGACGCGCGCGCCGCTTGGCATGCGGAAAATGGCACGCTAATCGCCTATAGTTAGGGCGTCTCCACTCGAAAAAGGCCCTTGTATGAGTACCATCGCCCGTCAAATGCATTCCGGCATTGTGACGCTGCTGGTATCCGTTCTTCTCGCCGGCTGCGTGAGCTATAGCCCTTACGCCGCGTACCCCTACGGCAACCGTCCTTATCGTTCCTATGGCTATGGCTACTACCCCAACTACGGCGCGTCGGCCTACTACACTTATCCGCGTTACAATTACGCCCCGCAACACCACCACCATCGTCACCATCACCGCGACCGGGATCATGACGGGGATTGATACGCCGCGTCTTTTATCCGGATCGTAAAAAAACGCCAAGGCGCGAAACCGGCCGTTGGCGGCCTGCCCCACCGCATTCGGGCTCCCGCGGAGCTCAGGAGGAAACGCATGACGAATCGGGCGATAAGAAACACATTTCTGGCTTTGGCGGTTTGCGCCTCTTCGGCGCGGGCCGAGCCGGTTCCGGAGTTCGCTCCTTCCCCCATTCCGCCTAAAAAGGCATCCTGCGCGTTTAAAAGCGGCGATAAGGGCGTGCGCATCAACGGAACGGTTATTTTCGAGCCGACGGAAAGCCTCAATAACATCGCACGCATGGGGACTTGCGAGGTTTTCAGGTTCAGCGACCAATATGTGTTTTTGGCGGCGATGTACGATACCCAGCCGGAGGACGGCCTGTACCCCGCCGGAAAGACGGTGCTGGAATTAGCGGTCTTGAATAAGGAGTTCAACCGCTACCAGTCGGTTTTCAATACGATCAGGGACGCAACCGACGCGGAAGCCTGCAAAGGCGGCGCCGCCGGCGCCATCGCGTTGAGTTGGGGTTACTCGTCGAAGAACCAAGCCGTTCCCGTGGTCGGCATTCCATCCTGCGATGCCTCGGGCATGAGCTACTACGTTTACGACCCGGTCAAGGGATTCGCGCCCTTCTAAAAGCGGGCAAACACCCGCGACGCGGCAACGACGGCCCGGTAACGCGGGAAGCGGAACCCGGCCCGTCGCTCGCCCGAATCAAAGCCCCGCTTGAAAAGGCTTAGGCTGCCGCCCAAGCCTTGTTCCGCCCAACACCAGCCGCGATCAAATCGGCAAATCGTCCACTCCGTCGGCGGCGGTATCAATCGCATCGTGCGCGGCATTGCCGACCCCCGGCACGATGGAAACCACGGCGCCGCTCAACCGCATGGGAACCGAAGCGACCTTGGTCAAGACACAGGCGCTCGACAGGGAAGCCAACAGACATACCGCCACAAGTCGCACGATTTTCATACATCACCTCGCTGATACGGAAAGCCGACGGGAAACAGCATCGCCGGGAGGCGCGCGCCCTGTCAACCCGGACAAACCCGGGGCTACGCGTCGGCGGAATCGGGACTTTCGCCCCAAAAAACCGCCTGAACGACGGACGATGGGTTAATGATGGGTTAATAGCGTACGAATTTGGTGCCGATTCGGCTAACATTCCACGCCATAACAAAGGCACGCTAGCGGCAACGCCGCTACAACCACACGGAATTGCCATGAAAAAACGATTTTGGAGCAGCGACTGGTTTCTGGGGCTGGTCATTCTGTTCGCCTTCCTGGCCGGCTCCCGCGCCGAGTTCATGCACGCCATGGAGCGCAGCGCCTACGACTTCGCCATGCGCAGCAACGACCGCAGCCCCGGCGACAAAGTGGCGGTCATCGCCATCGACGACCAGAGCATCGCCAACATCGGCCGCTGGCCCTGGTCGCGGGAAATCCATGCAGAGATGATCAAGCTGCTGTCGGAAGGCAAGCCCAAGGTCATCGGCCACACGGTCTTTTTCCTGGAACCCCAGCAAGACGCCGGCCTGCCTTTCATCCGCGAGTTGAGCGCCGCCTTCCAGCAATCGGCCCTGCTGACGCAACTGCCCCTGGACGTGGATGGCCTGCGCGGCTTGGTGGAGGAAGTACGCGGGCAATTGCAGACCTTGCCGGCCAACGCGCCGGCCCGCGACCTGCTGACCCGCCTCGCCGGCTTTTACGACCAATCCGCCCTGCCGCAAAAAGCCCTGGACGAGGCCTTCCGCTTCTCACAACTGTTGACCCAGGCCGAGGACGCCCTCAACACCGACAAGAAGCTGGCGGAGTCGCTGCGCGCCGCCGGCAACGTCGTGCTGGGCATGCCCTATGTGCTGGGCGAGGCGGTGGGCAAGCCCGACAACGCCCTGCCCCCCTATGTGCAACGCGACCTGCTGACCCGCAGCGTGGACCGCGTCGGCGCCGCGCAAGCCGAACAACTGCCGTTGTCCACCGTGGCGGCCATCCCGCCCATCGCCGAGCTGGGCGAGCCGGCCACCGCCATCGGCCACCTCATCGACGCCCTGGACGTGGACGGCGTCAAACGCAACGAGTTGCTGGCATTGAACCATTACGGCCAGTACATTCCCTCCGAATCCCTGATGATCGCCGCCCGTAGCCTCAACCTCGGCCCCGGCGACATCGAGCTGCGCCTGGGAGAAGGCATTGCCCTGGGCAAGCTCAACATCGGCACCGACGCCAACCTGCGCATGTTCCCCTACTTCTACCGGGATCGGGACGGCAAGCCGGCGTTTTCCGTGGACTCTTTCTACGACGTGCTGAAAGGCAAGATTCCCGCCGGCAAGTACAAGGACAAGATCGTGCTGATCGGCGCCACCGCCGCCGGCGTCGGCACCCAATCGGTCACGCCGGTGGCGGCCTCCATGGCGCCGGTGCTGGTGTTGGCCCACTCGGTCGCCAGCATTCTCAACGAGCACTTCCTGCTCAAGCCGGAATGGGGCGCTTTCGCCAAACTGGGCATGTTCGCCGCTTTCGCCCTGTACTTGACGCTGCTGCTGCCCCGCTTGGCGGCCGGCCCCGCCGCCGGCGTCACCGTCGGCTTGGCGGCCTTGGCCCTGGGCGGCGAAATTTTCCTGCTCATGGGCCAATCCCTGTGGGTGGAACTGGTCGCCCCCACCGTCATGTTGCTGGCCGGCCACGCCTTGCTCACCACCAAGCGCTTCTTCCTCACGGAAAAAGGCAAGGAAAAGGCCGACGCCGAATCGGCCGAGACCAACCGCATGCTGGGCCTGGCGTTCCAGGGCCAGGGCCAGTTGGACATGGCCTTCGAGAAGTTCCGCAAGTGCCCGCTGGACGACTCCATCATGGACCCGTTGTATAACTTGGCGCTGGACTACGAACGCAAGCGCCAGTTCAACAAGGCGGGCGCCATCTACCAGTACATGGCGGAGCACAACCCCAATTTCCGCGACCTGCAAAAGCGCATTTCCCGTTCCCAGCAGATGGAAGAAACCGTCATGCTGGGCAGCGGCGGCGGCACCAACGCCGGCCTGGGCGGCACCATGATGCTGGAAGGCGATGGCGCCACCAAGCCCATGCTGGGCCGCTACCAGGTGGAGAAAGAGCTGGGCAAGGGCGCCATGGGCATGGTCTACCTGGGCCGCGACCCGAAGATCAACCGCGTGGTGGCCATCAAGACCATGGCCTTGTCGCAAGAGTTCGAGCCCGACGAACTGGTGGAGGTCAAGGAACGCTTCTTCCGCGAAGCGGAAACCGCCGGCCGCCTCAACCACCCCCATATCGTCACCATTTACGATGCCGGCGACGAACACGACCTGGCCTATATCGCCATGGAATTTCTCAAGGGCCACGACTTGGCGCGTTACACCAAAAAGGACAACCTGCTGCCCTTGCCCACCCTGTGCAAGCTGATGACCCAAGCGGCGGAAGCGCTGGATTACGCCCATGGCAACGGCATCGTGCACCGCGACATCAAACCGGCCAACCTGATGTACGATCCGGACAGCGACGCCATCAAGATCACCGATTTCGGCATCGCCCGCATCACCGACTCCAGCAAAACCAAAACCGGCGCGGTGCTGGGCACGCCATCCTACATGTCGCCGGAACAGCTATCCGGCAAACGGGTGGACGGGCGTTCCGACCTGTTCTCCCTGGGCGTGATGTTCTTCCAGTTGACGACGGGCGAGCTGCCCTTCGGCGGCGATTCCCTGGCCACTCTCATGTTCAAGATCGCCAACGAACCCCACCCCGACATTCTGGCGGTGAAACCGCAGCTGCCGCCCTGCTTCAAAAATTTGGTGGATCGCGCGCTCAATAAGGACGCCGACCAGCGCTATCAAACCGGGGCCGAACTGGCCAACGCCCTGCGCCAATGCGGCCAGGCACTAGAGGGAGCGAACGAGTGAAAAATTTGAGGAACTGCGTAAAAATCGCCACGGGCACGGACGTAGGCTGCGTACGCACCAACAACGAAGACAGCGTCGGCAAAAACGAGCAGATAGGCTTGGCGGTGCTAGCGGACGGCATGGGCGGCCACAATGCCGGCGAAGTGGCCGGCGCCATGGCGGTGGGCTCCATCCTGCACGAGCTCTCCACCACCCTGCGGCAACAAGCGCCGGGCCAGCCGGGCAACGACGGCGAGTACGGCCGCGACGCCGAACTGCTGCGACAAGCCATCGAAAACGCCAACGTCGCCATCCACCGCACAGCCGCCGGCAACCTGGCCTACCACGGCATGGGCACCACCATCGTGGCGGCGGCCTTCCACAACGACCGCATCAGCGCCGCCCACGTGGGCGATTCGCGCCTTTACCGCCTGCGGGGCGGCGAGCTGAAGCAACTCACTACCGACCATTCCCTGGCTCACGAGCTGATCGCCAACGGTTATTTCAAAAGCTACGAAGAAGTGGTCGCGGCCGGCATGAAAAACGCCATCACCCGAGCCCTGGGACTGGATGCGGAAGTGAACGTCGATTTGCTGGAAGACACCGTGCAAGCCGGCGATTTGTACCTGCTCTGCTCCGACGGCCTGACCGACATGGTGGCCGATACGGAAATCCTCAGCACCCTGCAGGCCTACCGCGCCAATCTGGAGCGATGCGTCGCCCAACTCATCGCCCTGGCAAAACAAAACGGCGGCAAGGATAATATTTCAGTCATTCTGGCACGGCCCATGAAGCCCCGCACCGACAACGCGAATACTCCATGGCACCGGAAATTGGGCCAATGGTTCGGCAACCTCTTCAGCAGAGGCGGAAATTAACATGGCGAAACTGGTACTCAGTCTACAGGGAAAGGAGCTATCCGAATTCCCGCTCAACAAAGAACACGTCACCATCGGCCGCAAACCGGACAACGACATCCACATCGACAACCTGGCGGTCAGCGGCCATCACGCCGTACTGCACACCCTCTACAACCAGTCGTTTCTGGAGGATCTGAACAGCACCAACGGCACGTTCGTCAACGGCCAGCGCATCAGCAAGCAGGCCCTCAAGGACGGCGACGTGCTGTTGATCGGCAAACACGAATTGAAATTCGTCGGCGGGACGGCCGCCGCGGCGGATGAAGAAGACGACCCCTTCAGCCGCACCGTGATGATCCGCAGCCCCTTCGCCGCCGCGCCCAAACCGGCGGCGGAACCCGAACCGGCCCCGCCCCCGCCGGAAGAACCGGCCCATCCCCCGCGCGCCAAAGTCGCCATACTCAGCGGCAAGGACACCGGCAGGGAGTTCACCTTCACCAAGGAAGTGACCATGTTCGGCAAAAAAGGCGTGCAAGTGGCCGCCATCAGCGCCAAGCCGGACGGCTACTACATCAGCCACGTGGAAGGCGCGGCCAGCTGCACCGTCAACGGCGAGTTCATCGGCAACCGCGCCGTGCACCTGAAGGAATACGACGTGCTGGAAGTGGCCGGCATCAAGATGACTTTCCTGATCGGCTAATCCCTCAGCCCTCCGGCTCCCTCTCCAGCGAGAGAGGGTTGGGGTGAGGGGGAATAAAAGGCCGCGGCCTGTAAGCCCCCTCACCCTGCCCTCTCCCGCAGGGAGAGGGAACCCACCAACAAGCGCTAACTTAACGACATTTCCCGCAGGACGAGGGGGCCGAAAACGCCGCTTCCAGGACACCGTTCGGCGCGGACGCCGCGCCTGAAGCGCCTACCCCGACACATCCTCCAGCACCACCGCGTTGGTGTTCGGCCCGAACAACCCCACCACCAGCGCCACGCCCACCATGGCCGCGCCCATGAAGAGGAACACCGCCAGCACTCCGCCGTGATTCAGCAGCGCGGCGATGATGAGGGTGGAAAACATCGCGCTCAAGCGGCTCCAACTGTAGGTGAATCCCACGCCGGTGGCCCTGGCGCGGGTGGGGAACAGTTCCGCCTGGTAAGCGTGCAGCAAGGCGGAAAACCAATAGCTGAAGGTGGTCAGCAACGCCCCGGCGGCGACGATCATGGCCCCCGACTCGGAAAACGGAAAGATCATGCCGCTGGCCGCCATCAACAGGGCCAACACCACGATGGCCTTGCGCCGCTGGAAATACTCGGTGGTCCACACTGCCAGCAGCGGGCCGATGGGGCTGACCAAGGCGATCCAGAAACCGTATTCCAGCGATTGCCCCAAGCCCTTGCCCTGGGCCAGCAGGAAGGTCGGCGCCCAGTTGGCGAAGCCGTAAATGCCGATGGTTTGCAACAAGTGGAACACCATCAGCATGAGGGTGCGGCCGCGGTAAGGCGGCCGCCACAGCTCGCGCCAGGCCATGGCCTGGGCCGGCTGCACCGGCAGGATCAACGCGTCGGGCAAGGGCCGGCCGATGGCTTTCTCCACTTTCGCCTCGATGCGCCGCATGGTCCACTCCGCCTCGTGGTGGCGGCCGGCGATTTCCAGCCAGCGCGGCGACTCCGGCAGGTTGCGCCGCAGGTACCACACCAGCAACGATCCCAGCGACCCGATCACCATCACCCAGCGCCAGCCGTCCAGCAGCCAATGGGTGGGCACGAGCAGGGAGGCCAGCAGGGCGACGATGGGAATGGCGGTGAACCCCACCACCTGGGTGATCGCCACGTAACGTCCGCGCGCCCGGCTCGGCACCATTTCCGTCACATAGGTGTCGATCACCACCAGCTCCGCGCCGATGCCCACCCCGGCCAGGGCGCGCAGCACGATCAAGCTCCAGGCGTCCTGGGCGAAAGCCCCCAGCAGGGTGAAGCCGGAATAAATCAGCAGCATCCAGACGAACGCCGTGCGCCGCCCGAAGCGGTCGCTGCCCATGCCGAATACCACCGTGCCGACGAACATGCCGAGAAACCCGGCGGCGATGATGAGACCGAACTCGTCGCGGCTGATGAAGCCCGAATGCTGCATGGCCGCGCCGATGTAGGCCATCATGAAGATGTCGTAGAAATCGAACCAGCCGCCCAGGGCGATCAGGCCGACGAAGCGGTTGTGGAACGAAGACAACGGCAGGCGCTCGATGCGCGCCGCCATGGTGGCTTGGGACATGGACTGCCTTCCCTGTATGGAAAGCGACGAACTGTAGAGGCAGCCGGGGCGGAATACAACCACCGCCCGAGTGAAGGGCGGGCAGACAAACTCAGGACACTTGGCGGGCCACAATTTGGAACCGGTGCGCCTGGGCTTCGGTGCCCTCAACCCCCGAAGCCCCTATCAACCGTCGTATGCGGCTTCCGCTTGGCGGCGAAAACGGTATCAACCCGCCACCCCATTGCCGCGCACCTTGCAGCCGTCTCAAGGCGGAACCACCAGCGGCGACCGCCCGGCCCCATAGGCATCCCGCAAAATCCCTGCCGCGTCCGTTCCCGACTCGGCCAGCGCTTTGGCGCGGCTGACGGAGAGTCCCAGGCCATGGCCGGCCCCGACGCCTTCCAGCCGCCAGGCCGCGCCGCCTTCGGCGGGCTGGATGGCGTCGGGGCAGGACGGCAGGGCGAAGGCGGCGCGGAAGGTTTCGCAGGGCAGCACTTCTTCGCTGTCGCCGTACCACAGGTGGACGAACACCGCGCCGTCGCGGCGGCGTTCGCGGCGCAAGTCCAGCACTTGGGATTCTTTGAGGGTGGAAACCGCTTGCGCCGTGGGCAGCCGCCGCTGCCAGCGTTCGTCGCCGCCCTTGGCGAAGGGCAGCCAATCCAGGTTTTGCGCGGCGGCCAGAGTGTCCAGCAGGGCCAGTAGCTTGGCCTCGCTGCGGCCGGCCCGCGGCGGCGCTCGGTCGGCGGGGGCGCCTTGGAACACCATGCAGTGGGTGTGGTCGCACAGGGAGCCGCTGTCGCCGTGGCGATGGGCGCCGTGCGTCCCGTTCCAGACGATGACGGCGCGCAAGGCGGCCCGCGCCTGGCCGGACAACCGATCCGCTTCCGCCGCCAGCACGGCGTCGGCATAGGTTTCCGCGTCCGTCTCCAACACCGTCGCGCCGTCCCGCTCCGCTTGCCGCAACACGCCGGTCACCAGCCGTTCGGACAGACTGCCCCGCGCCGAGGAGACCAGGCGAAACCGTCCGCACAGGCTGATGCGGGGTGTCCAGCCGTCCAGGGGAACGCCGTCGAAAGCCGGGCAGTCGTCGCGGATTTCCCAGGCCGAGCGCGGCAGCAGCGTCATCAGCCGCACCCGCACTTTGGCGAACGCCGGCGGATAACGCCGCGCCCATTCGGCCAAATAGGGCGCGGCGGCGTGCAGATTGCCGGCGCCTTTGCCGCCCACCTGGCGGAACAGGGCCAAGTAAAGCGGATTGTCCGCCGGCCAAGCCACCAGCAAATGCCCCACCAGCGGCTTGCCGGCGGGATCGGTCACGCTGCCGGTCTTGGCCAGGGCGTGCATGCGGGCCAACACCTGCTTGTCCGCCGCGTCTTCCCGGTACAAGGTCGACAGGGGCGAAACGCCGTTGCGAGCCAGCCCGGCGAAAACCGCCGGATTGGACAGCAAGGCGGCCCGCATGGCCGCCGCCAGCTCCGGCAAGCTGGCTTGGTAGGGAAAACCGCCGTCCTCGCCGCGCTCGCCCAGGTAGCGCCGCCAAAAAACCTCGTCGGCGCGGGCCGATTGCCCGGCCGGAACGGCCTGCCCCGGCGCCGCGCCCGCCACCGTCGCCAACAGCAAGCGATAGCGCTCCGAATCGAAGGCCGCTTTGCGCCGCAGCAGCTTGGCCGTGTCGCTGGCGGCCAACTCTTCGCCCAAGGCAGTTGGCTCAGCCTCGCGCAGAGCGGCGGCGTATGGGATTTTCAGCAGGGATCCGGGCGGATAACGGGTGTGCAGGTCGCCGCCCGATTCCAACACGCGCCCGGACAGCTGGCTCATCAGCACGTAGGAAAAACGGGCCGAACCTTCGGCGAAAGGCGCGCCCAACAGCTTTTCGACGGATTTGGACACGGCGCAGGGCTGCGTCGGCCAGCCGCTGGCAGCGATCAGCCCGGCCAGCACGCGGCGATCGGCGTCATCCAGCGACGAGCCATTGCCCACGGCAACCCGCAAGCGCTCCAGCGCCGCGGCTGTGGGCGGTGTCGCGGCGGACGGCGCCGCCAATTCGCCGCTGAATCCCATGGCCGCCGCCTCCTCCGCCCACAGCGGCAGTTTGCCGCCGCAGGTGAGGAAGCTGGCCTCGTGCATCAGCTCGTGGCGCAAATAAACGCCCATGCCGAAATCGCCCTGGGGCGAAGGCCTTAAATAAATGGCCCCCGGCCGCCAGCCGGCCCCGTGCCGGGCGCTGAATTCGCCGCCGGTGGCGGCCGGATAGACCCGCAACGGCTGCTCGGCGCCGGGCACGCGATAGCCGAGCTCGGCCAGCTCCCGCAACGCCTGGGCGCCGGCGTCCGGCAATCGCGGGTATTGCTGCGACAAAGCGCCGAGGAACAGCAAGGCGGCGCCGGCTTCAAGCAAAAGATTGGGTGGCAAAGCGAATTTCAACGGGTCCCCTATCCACAAATCCGGCCCGTATGCGGCCGCCCCAGGGAGCGCGGCCATCGTGGCCGACCGGAGCCGGAAACTCGGCGCTGCGAGCGGGCGGGCGGGACGCCCGCGCTCCCGGCGGCGCCCCCGCAAGATGGGCTATCATGCTTGGCGGCCAGTCTAGCCGATCTACAATGGGAAAGACCGGTTCGCTTCCGCCCCATCGACGCACTCCCGGACTACCGCCATGAAAACCCTCCTCGTCCTGTCGCTGCTGTTCGCCGCCGCCGTCCACGCGGCATCCGCCCCGTGGTATCTTTGGCAAAGCAAGGTGGACGGCAGCACGTTCTGTGCGCAAAAATCCCCCGGCCCCGGCTGGGTGAAACTGAAAGGACCGTTTTATAACGCCGGTTGCGAACTGAAGGAACCGCCGGCCAATCTGCTCTGGCCCAAGGGCAAGCCGGAGCGCATCGATTTGTTTTGAGCCCCGCAGCAAGCAGCAACCATCGGAGTATCGTTCGTTACATGTCTTCCGCAACTCAAACCCTAAGGGCGGCCATCAGCCACAGCCGCCGCGACTTGGCCATCGCCGCCGTTGTCTGCGCCGCCGGCGCCATCGGCCTGTTCCTCGATTCCGACGCCAGTTTGACCCTGCAAAACCTGCTGGGCGCGGGCGCCTGGATCATCCTGGCGCTGCTGCTGAAAGGCGAACCCGCCGAGATACGCGTGCAGGTGGTGGTGGTGATGCTGGTGGCGACGGCTTGCGAGTATTACTTCGCGCCCAACTGGCACATCTACATTTATCGTTTCGACAACGTGCCGGCCTATGTGCCGGCGGCCCACGGCATGATCTATCTGGCGGCGGCGGTGCTGGCCCGCAGCGCGCTGTTCCGACGGCATGCGCGCCTGCTCACCTGCCTCGCCATCCTCAGCGGCGCGGCCTGGGCCACCTGGGGCGTATGGTTCGCCGAGCGGGGCGACGTGGGCGGCGCGGCGCTGTTCCTAATCCTGGTGGGCTTCATCCTGTTCGGCGGCGCGCGGCTGCTGTACGTGGCGGCGTTTTTCATCACCACCTATTTGGAACTGGTGGGCACCCACTACGGCACCTGGGCCTGGGCCACCCACATGCCGGTGTTCGGCTTGTCCCAGGCCAATCCCCCCAGCGGCATCGCCGCGGGCTACTGCGTCTTCGACATGGCGGCGGTGACGGGCGCTTCGCTGCTGGACAAGGCCCGGGTTTCCGCCCTGGTGCGCTATCCAGCCACGGTTTACACGGCGCTGACCCGCCGTTTCGCCGGGCAAACCGAAGCCGAAGGCGAATAAAGCCGCCCGCGAAAAGTGTTATGCGAATCAAGGTGCGCCGGTTCGCGCCGTGCTAGCCTGTCGTCGGGACTTTTCCCGGAAGACTAGGTATACACATGGCTACGTCCTTGCGTCGTTATTTCGTCGTGGGTTCGGCTTTGTTCGCGTTCAGCCTGAGCGCTCAGGCGGATTGGTATGGCCCCGGATACGCCGGCGATCCCGGCGCCAACGCCTATTACAACTACGGCGGCGGTCCCGCCCCTTACTACCCGGCGCCGCCGCCTCAATACGGCGGCAACGGCAATGCCGTTTATCTGCTGCAACAGGCGCTAACCAACCTGACAGGAAACCGGGGTTACAACAATCCGGTGTATTACGGCAACGGCGGCTACCCGGGCGGGCAAAACTATTACGCACCGCCGGGGTTCCGCCACCACCATCATCACCACCGGCACCACGACGACGACGATTAAGCGCTCGTCCCCGGCCGTAAGCCGGTAACGCCTAACGAAGGGCCTCGCCGCCAGCGGTTGAGGCCCTTCTTTTTGCCGCCGAGCGCCCCGGCGCCGAAAATCCCCCTCAGCGCCTTGCGCCAACAGGTCGGGACGCAAGCGTCACGGCTCCCCCAGCAATTCCGTGTCCTCATGGCTGTAGGCCGGCGCGCAGCAGCACAGCAAGCGCAGCGGCTCGTTACCCACATTGGCGATGCGATGGGGCGTGCCGGGCGGAATGCATACCGTGTCGCCCGGCCCCACGTCGAACTGCCCGTCGCCCAGGGTCATGCGCCCTCGCCCGTGGGTAACGTGGTACAGCTCTTCGGTTTTTCCGTGCCGATGCAACAAGGTCGCCGCCCCGGGCGGCACGCTGGCTTCCGCCAGGCTTTGCTGCCGGCTGGCGTGCAGCGACGGATGCATCAATTCGCGGATTTCCGAGCCGTCTTTGGTGACATAGGGCGGCACTTGGTCGTAACGGGTGAGCATCAACGCCTCTCTAAACCGGTTAAACTTTGTCGCGCGCGGCCGGATTTGCTTAAATCCCCGTATTCCGCAACCTTGCAATCAAGATAAGGCAGCCATGAGCAAACGCAACCGCAATAAAAAAACTTCCGCCGGCCACAGCGAACAGCGCCGCCAGCAGCTGGAATGGCTCTATAGCGAAGCCAACGAGCAAAAGCTGGAAAAGCTGCGCAACACGCTGATTTTCGTCTGGCTGATGTGCTGCTTCGCCGCCGTGTTCCTGCTGACGGACCAGGAAGCCATCGTGGTATGGTCCGGCGGCGCCGGCGTGCTGC
This window harbors:
- a CDS encoding CHASE2 domain-containing serine/threonine-protein kinase; translated protein: MKKRFWSSDWFLGLVILFAFLAGSRAEFMHAMERSAYDFAMRSNDRSPGDKVAVIAIDDQSIANIGRWPWSREIHAEMIKLLSEGKPKVIGHTVFFLEPQQDAGLPFIRELSAAFQQSALLTQLPLDVDGLRGLVEEVRGQLQTLPANAPARDLLTRLAGFYDQSALPQKALDEAFRFSQLLTQAEDALNTDKKLAESLRAAGNVVLGMPYVLGEAVGKPDNALPPYVQRDLLTRSVDRVGAAQAEQLPLSTVAAIPPIAELGEPATAIGHLIDALDVDGVKRNELLALNHYGQYIPSESLMIAARSLNLGPGDIELRLGEGIALGKLNIGTDANLRMFPYFYRDRDGKPAFSVDSFYDVLKGKIPAGKYKDKIVLIGATAAGVGTQSVTPVAASMAPVLVLAHSVASILNEHFLLKPEWGAFAKLGMFAAFALYLTLLLPRLAAGPAAGVTVGLAALALGGEIFLLMGQSLWVELVAPTVMLLAGHALLTTKRFFLTEKGKEKADAESAETNRMLGLAFQGQGQLDMAFEKFRKCPLDDSIMDPLYNLALDYERKRQFNKAGAIYQYMAEHNPNFRDLQKRISRSQQMEETVMLGSGGGTNAGLGGTMMLEGDGATKPMLGRYQVEKELGKGAMGMVYLGRDPKINRVVAIKTMALSQEFEPDELVEVKERFFREAETAGRLNHPHIVTIYDAGDEHDLAYIAMEFLKGHDLARYTKKDNLLPLPTLCKLMTQAAEALDYAHGNGIVHRDIKPANLMYDPDSDAIKITDFGIARITDSSKTKTGAVLGTPSYMSPEQLSGKRVDGRSDLFSLGVMFFQLTTGELPFGGDSLATLMFKIANEPHPDILAVKPQLPPCFKNLVDRALNKDADQRYQTGAELANALRQCGQALEGANE
- a CDS encoding cupin domain-containing protein: MLTRYDQVPPYVTKDGSEIRELMHPSLHASRQQSLAEASVPPGAATLLHRHGKTEELYHVTHGRGRMTLGDGQFDVGPGDTVCIPPGTPHRIANVGNEPLRLLCCCAPAYSHEDTELLGEP
- a CDS encoding MFS transporter — translated: MSQATMAARIERLPLSSFHNRFVGLIALGGWFDFYDIFMMAYIGAAMQHSGFISRDEFGLIIAAGFLGMFVGTVVFGMGSDRFGRRTAFVWMLLIYSGFTLLGAFAQDAWSLIVLRALAGVGIGAELVVIDTYVTEMVPSRARGRYVAITQVVGFTAIPIVALLASLLVPTHWLLDGWRWVMVIGSLGSLLVWYLRRNLPESPRWLEIAGRHHEAEWTMRRIEAKVEKAIGRPLPDALILPVQPAQAMAWRELWRPPYRGRTLMLMVFHLLQTIGIYGFANWAPTFLLAQGKGLGQSLEYGFWIALVSPIGPLLAVWTTEYFQRRKAIVVLALLMAASGMIFPFSESGAMIVAAGALLTTFSYWFSALLHAYQAELFPTRARATGVGFTYSWSRLSAMFSTLIIAALLNHGGVLAVFLFMGAAMVGVALVVGLFGPNTNAVVLEDVSG
- a CDS encoding Stp1/IreP family PP2C-type Ser/Thr phosphatase; this encodes MKNLRNCVKIATGTDVGCVRTNNEDSVGKNEQIGLAVLADGMGGHNAGEVAGAMAVGSILHELSTTLRQQAPGQPGNDGEYGRDAELLRQAIENANVAIHRTAAGNLAYHGMGTTIVAAAFHNDRISAAHVGDSRLYRLRGGELKQLTTDHSLAHELIANGYFKSYEEVVAAGMKNAITRALGLDAEVNVDLLEDTVQAGDLYLLCSDGLTDMVADTEILSTLQAYRANLERCVAQLIALAKQNGGKDNISVILARPMKPRTDNANTPWHRKLGQWFGNLFSRGGN
- a CDS encoding DUF6726 family protein, encoding MKIVRLVAVCLLASLSSACVLTKVASVPMRLSGAVVSIVPGVGNAAHDAIDTAADGVDDLPI
- a CDS encoding FHA domain-containing protein gives rise to the protein MAKLVLSLQGKELSEFPLNKEHVTIGRKPDNDIHIDNLAVSGHHAVLHTLYNQSFLEDLNSTNGTFVNGQRISKQALKDGDVLLIGKHELKFVGGTAAAADEEDDPFSRTVMIRSPFAAAPKPAAEPEPAPPPPEEPAHPPRAKVAILSGKDTGREFTFTKEVTMFGKKGVQVAAISAKPDGYYISHVEGAASCTVNGEFIGNRAVHLKEYDVLEVAGIKMTFLIG